Proteins encoded by one window of Candidatus Methylomirabilota bacterium:
- a CDS encoding C-terminal binding protein, translating to MPAAKGKFKVVVQQPSGGITYDTADGAYAIEREALDPIGAEIVEVPAKTEEEFIAAAKDADAVIARNRRITAAIIKALKNCKVIGLGSVGADTVDVDAATEAGIVVTNVPDVFIDEVADHTMALFLAAHRRLRLMHQLTVDAKWTEGRPYFKDIPRLYGQTIGLIAFGNVAKAVARRCHAFGLRVIAYDPFLAELEMTAVGVEPVTSLIDLCQRSDFLSMHAPLNSETHHMMSEKQFKAMKKSAIFINNGRGPTVDEKALIEALKQREIAGAALDVFEQEPVDPMNPLLHMDNVIVTPHIASATARMAPETRRRLGREIATVLQGKWPRSAVNPGVLPRTSLIRWQPYPMGRGPNR from the coding sequence ATGCCAGCCGCAAAGGGAAAGTTCAAGGTCGTCGTCCAGCAGCCGTCGGGCGGGATCACCTATGACACGGCCGACGGCGCCTACGCGATCGAGCGGGAGGCGCTGGACCCGATCGGCGCCGAGATCGTCGAGGTGCCCGCGAAGACGGAGGAGGAGTTCATCGCCGCGGCGAAGGATGCCGACGCCGTGATCGCGCGGAACCGCCGCATCACGGCCGCCATCATCAAGGCCTTGAAGAACTGCAAGGTCATCGGTCTCGGCAGCGTCGGCGCCGACACGGTGGACGTGGACGCGGCCACGGAGGCCGGCATCGTCGTCACCAACGTCCCCGACGTTTTCATCGACGAGGTCGCCGACCATACGATGGCCTTGTTCCTGGCCGCCCATCGCCGCCTGCGCCTCATGCACCAGCTGACGGTGGACGCCAAGTGGACGGAGGGACGGCCGTACTTCAAGGACATCCCGCGCCTCTACGGCCAGACGATCGGCCTCATCGCCTTCGGCAACGTCGCCAAGGCCGTCGCCCGCCGCTGCCACGCCTTCGGCCTGCGGGTCATCGCGTATGACCCGTTCCTGGCTGAGCTCGAGATGACCGCCGTCGGAGTCGAGCCGGTCACGAGCCTCATCGACCTGTGCCAGCGCTCGGACTTCCTGTCCATGCACGCGCCCTTGAACTCGGAGACGCACCACATGATGAGCGAGAAGCAGTTCAAGGCCATGAAGAAGAGCGCCATCTTCATCAACAACGGCCGCGGGCCGACGGTGGACGAGAAGGCGCTGATCGAGGCGCTCAAGCAGAGGGAGATCGCGGGTGCGGCGCTCGACGTCTTCGAGCAGGAGCCCGTGGACCCGATGAACCCGCTGCTCCACATGGACAACGTCATCGTCACGCCTCACATCGCCTCGGCGACAGCGCGCATGGCGCCCGAGACCCGCCGTCGTCTCGGCCGCGAGATCGCCACGGTCCTCCAGGGCAAGTGGCCCCGCTCCGCAGTCAACCCCGGCGTCCTCCCAAGAACGAGCCTAATCCGCTGGCAACCCTATCCAATGGGCCGCGGGCCCAACCGCTAA